Proteins encoded by one window of Rutidosis leptorrhynchoides isolate AG116_Rl617_1_P2 chromosome 7, CSIRO_AGI_Rlap_v1, whole genome shotgun sequence:
- the LOC139856984 gene encoding serine/threonine-protein kinase SAPK1-like isoform X2, with protein MERYQLVKEIGSGNFGVAKLVRDKGTNELFAVKFIERGLKIDEHVEREILNHRSLKHPNIIRFKEVLLTPTHLAIVMEYAAGGELFERICSAGKFSENELISGVSYCHSMEICHRDLKLENTLLDGSTAPRVKICDFGYSKSSVLHSQPKSAVGTPAYIAPEVLSRKEYDGKLADVWSCGVTLYVMLVGAYPFGDPDDPKNFRTTICRILGVQYAIPDTVEISLECRHLLYRIFVADPDKRLTIPEIQMHPWFLTNLPTDLMAGGNSHNPNPNEDMNQSVDEILSIIQEARTLPGNGMLIDGSLPQLLGDDSMDFDDLDDSDIEDIEISGNYVCSL; from the exons ATGGAAAGATATCAACTTGTTAAAGAAATTGGGTCTGGTAATTTTGGGGTAGCCAAGCTTGTTAGGGATAAAGGGACCAACGAGTTGTTTGCTGTCAAGTTTATTGAAAGGGGACTAAAG ATTGATGAACATGTTGAGAGGGAAATATTGAATCATAGGTCGTTGAAGCATCCAAATATTATCAGATTCAAAGAG GTCTTATTAACACCAACTCATTTAGCAATTGTCATGGAGTATGCAGCTGGAGGAGAGCTTTTCGAGAGGATATGCAGTGCGGGTAAATTCAGCGAGAATGAG CTTATTTCGGGAGTTAGCTACTGTCATTCAATG GAAATTTGTCACAGAGACCTCAAGCTCGAAAACACACTGCTAGATGGAAGCACAGCTCCTCGTGTTAAAATATGTGACTTTGGTTACTCAAAG TCATCAGTTCTGCATTCTCAACCAAAGTCAGCTGTTGGAACGCCAGCTTACATTGCACCCGAAGTTCTTTCAAGAAAAGAATATGATGGAAAG CTTGCAGATGTTTGGTCATGTGGGGTTACGTTATATGTGATGCTAGTTGGGGCATATCCTTTTGGAGATCCAGATGATCCAAAGAATTTCCGGACAACCATTTGC CGAATACTCGGGGTCCAATACGCTATCCCGGATACTGTAGAAATTTCATTGGAATGCAGACATCTTCTTTATCGGATATTCGTTGCCGACCCTGACAAG AGACTAACCATTCCAGAAATTCAAATGCACCCATGGTTCTTAACGAACTTGCCTACGGATTTGATGGCCGGAGGAAACTCTCATAATCCAAATCCAAACGAAGACATGAATCAAAGTGTTGACGAAATATTGTCTATAATACAAGAGGCAAGAACTCTTCCCGGCAATGGCATGCTCATTGATGGATCACTACCACAGCTTCTTGGTGACGACAGTATGGACTTCGATGATTTGGATGATTCAGATATTGAAGACATCGAGATAAGTGGCAATTATGTTTGCTCATTGTGA
- the LOC139856984 gene encoding serine/threonine-protein kinase SAPK2-like isoform X1: protein MERYQLVKEIGSGNFGVAKLVRDKGTNELFAVKFIERGLKIDEHVEREILNHRSLKHPNIIRFKEVLLTPTHLAIVMEYAAGGELFERICSAGKFSENEARFFFQQLISGVSYCHSMEICHRDLKLENTLLDGSTAPRVKICDFGYSKSSVLHSQPKSAVGTPAYIAPEVLSRKEYDGKLADVWSCGVTLYVMLVGAYPFGDPDDPKNFRTTICRILGVQYAIPDTVEISLECRHLLYRIFVADPDKRLTIPEIQMHPWFLTNLPTDLMAGGNSHNPNPNEDMNQSVDEILSIIQEARTLPGNGMLIDGSLPQLLGDDSMDFDDLDDSDIEDIEISGNYVCSL, encoded by the exons ATGGAAAGATATCAACTTGTTAAAGAAATTGGGTCTGGTAATTTTGGGGTAGCCAAGCTTGTTAGGGATAAAGGGACCAACGAGTTGTTTGCTGTCAAGTTTATTGAAAGGGGACTAAAG ATTGATGAACATGTTGAGAGGGAAATATTGAATCATAGGTCGTTGAAGCATCCAAATATTATCAGATTCAAAGAG GTCTTATTAACACCAACTCATTTAGCAATTGTCATGGAGTATGCAGCTGGAGGAGAGCTTTTCGAGAGGATATGCAGTGCGGGTAAATTCAGCGAGAATGAG GCAAGATTTTTCTTTCAGCAGCTTATTTCGGGAGTTAGCTACTGTCATTCAATG GAAATTTGTCACAGAGACCTCAAGCTCGAAAACACACTGCTAGATGGAAGCACAGCTCCTCGTGTTAAAATATGTGACTTTGGTTACTCAAAG TCATCAGTTCTGCATTCTCAACCAAAGTCAGCTGTTGGAACGCCAGCTTACATTGCACCCGAAGTTCTTTCAAGAAAAGAATATGATGGAAAG CTTGCAGATGTTTGGTCATGTGGGGTTACGTTATATGTGATGCTAGTTGGGGCATATCCTTTTGGAGATCCAGATGATCCAAAGAATTTCCGGACAACCATTTGC CGAATACTCGGGGTCCAATACGCTATCCCGGATACTGTAGAAATTTCATTGGAATGCAGACATCTTCTTTATCGGATATTCGTTGCCGACCCTGACAAG AGACTAACCATTCCAGAAATTCAAATGCACCCATGGTTCTTAACGAACTTGCCTACGGATTTGATGGCCGGAGGAAACTCTCATAATCCAAATCCAAACGAAGACATGAATCAAAGTGTTGACGAAATATTGTCTATAATACAAGAGGCAAGAACTCTTCCCGGCAATGGCATGCTCATTGATGGATCACTACCACAGCTTCTTGGTGACGACAGTATGGACTTCGATGATTTGGATGATTCAGATATTGAAGACATCGAGATAAGTGGCAATTATGTTTGCTCATTGTGA
- the LOC139857811 gene encoding wall-associated receptor kinase-like 22, which produces MAAKIFAAGDLEKATNNFHKKNVIGEGGYGIVYKGTLGAAAAADKTTTVAIKKSKSIDENQIEQFINETAEALTHIHSTTQIIHRDIKSSNILLTDDYTAKVSDFGISRFIPVDKTHLQTLVHGTFGYIDPEYFHSGMLTERSDVYSFGMVLVELLTGRKVFSFSHDHHENGSTETSEEEELGLAKIFISSLEKGCLFTILDNQLKKDGVVDEQHIKKLAKLARECVELEAKKRPNMKQVRDQLQHISQSYHLLKGKAASIISTNKPKYIIEPLILFD; this is translated from the exons ATGGCCGCCAAGATTTTTGCAGCAGGTGATCTTGAAAAGGCAACCAATAACTTCCACAAGAAGAACGTAATTGGTGAAGGAGGGTATGGTATAGTATATAAAGGTACACtaggagcagcagcagcagcagataAAACAACAACGGTTGCCATTAAGAAATCCAAGTCAATTGACGAGAACCAGATCGAACAGTTTATAAATGAG ACTGCAGAAGCTCTTACTCACATTCACTCAACCACACAAATTATTCATAGAGATATTAAATCTTCAAACATACTTTTGACGGATGACTACACCGCAAAGGTGTCTGATTTTGGCATTTCAAGGTTCATTCCAGTTGATAAGACTCACTTACAAACATTGGTGCACGGGACATTTGGCTACATAGATCCTGAGTACTTCCATTCAGGAATGTTAACCGAGAGGAGTGACGTTTATAGTTTTGGTATGGTTCTTGTAGAGCTTCTTACAGGCAGAAAGGTGTTTTCATTTTCACATGATCATCATGAGAATGGAAGTACTGAAACTAGTGAAGAAGAAGAACTGGGTTTGGCCAAAATTTTTATCTCCTCTCTTGAAAAGGGTTGCTTGTTCACAATTCTTGACAATCAACTTAAGAAAGATGGGGTGGTCGATGAGCAGCATATCAAGAAACTTGCCAAGCTTGCAAGGGAATGTGTGGAACTGGAGGCCAAAAAAAGGCCTAACATGAAACAAGTGAGAGACCAACTTCAACACATAAGTCAATCATACCACCTCCTAAAGGGCAAGGCGGCTTCTATCATCTCCACCAATAAACCCAAATATATTATTGAGCCGCTTATATTATTTGATTAA
- the LOC139857814 gene encoding wall-associated receptor kinase 2-like — MKLMILSFVLKVMIVIVLLSRSSNTAAQSLPNCPDKCGNVTIPYPFGTTEDCYLSRSYYVNCTSLQIYNTSFQLSSVSLDGYMRGSLPMGYRCYNKKHAKTRWLEPEIMLSRFPVSSTHNLFTTVGCDARSSMKYINSENYITGCLSMTGCTGLTDGSCLGMGCSQVPVPYKVTSFRIHAQDNTKRYVGKWSYNKCVYAFVVEKHHYWFRETDLDTMVNRSFPVVLEWSLGSTSCVEAQKKNPETYLCKENSVCDDHTYTVDFIQSYHHQGYRCHCAQGYQGNPYLPNGCQGKIIIIVINL, encoded by the coding sequence ATGAAGTTGATGATACTAAGCTTTGTTCTGAAAGTGATGATAGTGATTGTATTACTATCAAGAAGCAGCAACACCGCAGCTCAATCTCTGCCCAACTGCCCAGATAAATGTGGGAATGTGACAATTCCTTATCCTTTTGGGACGACCGAAGATTGCTACTTGAGCAGATCCTATTATGTAAACTGTACAAGCCTACAGATATATAACACCAGTTTCCAACTGTCAAGTGTATCACTTGATGGTTATATGCGTGGCTCGTTACCAATGGGCTACCGTTGTTACAACAAAAAACATGCAAAAACTAGGTGGTTAGAACCCGAAATAATGTTGTCAAGGTTTCCAGTCTCAAGCACACACAACTTGTTTACTACTGTTGGGTGTGATGCCAGATCCAGCATGAAGTATATTAATAGTGAAAACTATATAACAGGATGTTTATCAATGACCGGCTGCACTGGCTTAACCGATGGTTCATGTTTAGGCATGGGTTGCAGCCAGGTTCCTGTTCCTTATAAGGTTACTAGTTTCCGGATCCATGCACAAGACAACACAAAAAGATATGTTGGAAAGTGGAGTTATAACAAGTGTGTGTATGCATTTGTTGTTGAGAAACATCATTACTGGTTTCGTGAAACGGATCTTGATACTATGGTTAATCGATCTTTCCCGGTGGTTTTAGAATGGTCGCTTGGGAGCACAAGCTGTGTAGAAGCTCAGAAGAAGAATCCAGAAACTTACCTTTGCAAAGAGAATAGTGTATGTGACGACCACACATACACTGTTGACTTCATTCAAAGTTACCACCACCAGGGGTATCGTTGTCATTGTGCTCAAGGGTACCAGGGAAACCCATATCTTCCAAACGGGTGTCaaggtaaaattattattattgttattaacttataa